One part of the Parabacteroides distasonis ATCC 8503 genome encodes these proteins:
- a CDS encoding DNA-binding domain-containing protein, whose amino-acid sequence MDKELPKSELPKPFRKLSLRVSKSHLPGNASYKGSVVWQRTLSIDDIAARVVDKRSEYRKETLITTFNLLKREIYDAIEEGYNVDFGFGRTELTVNGPFESLYEKFDPNRHTLAPRLRPAPELKQRVANLRAVNETYQLDYNSQPRPAYVSLRIQPRTPDSDEPYNQLPAGEHHFISIYGDRLKLMGDDPRVGLYLHRPDGSEEHFYPPSEVFINTGKRLCFTPGFAFTDGEWVAEVVTQYTPNSRPYKQPRYGTLTFLVR is encoded by the coding sequence ATGGATAAAGAATTACCTAAGTCGGAGCTGCCCAAGCCGTTTCGCAAGCTGAGCCTCCGCGTCAGCAAGAGCCACCTGCCCGGTAACGCGAGCTACAAGGGAAGCGTCGTATGGCAACGTACGCTCAGCATCGATGACATCGCCGCCCGTGTCGTAGACAAACGGAGCGAGTATCGCAAGGAGACGCTCATCACCACCTTCAACCTCCTCAAGCGGGAGATCTACGACGCCATCGAGGAGGGCTACAACGTGGACTTCGGCTTCGGGCGGACGGAACTGACCGTGAACGGGCCTTTCGAGAGCCTGTACGAGAAGTTCGACCCCAACCGCCATACGCTCGCCCCACGCCTGCGCCCCGCGCCGGAGCTGAAACAACGGGTGGCAAACTTGCGTGCCGTGAACGAGACCTACCAACTGGATTACAACTCCCAGCCCCGTCCCGCTTACGTCAGCCTCCGCATCCAGCCTCGCACGCCCGACAGCGACGAGCCTTACAACCAGCTTCCGGCAGGTGAGCACCACTTCATCTCCATCTATGGCGACCGGCTGAAACTGATGGGCGACGATCCCCGCGTGGGTCTCTACCTGCACCGCCCCGACGGCTCGGAAGAACACTTCTACCCGCCCTCCGAGGTGTTTATCAATACCGGCAAACGACTTTGCTTCACGCCCGGCTTCGCTTTCACCGACGGCGAGTGGGTGGCGGAGGTGGTGACGCAATACACACCCAACTCGCGTCCATACAAGCAACCCCGCTATGGAACACTCACCTTCCTAGTGAGATAG
- a CDS encoding ABC transporter ATP-binding protein, translated as MIKLTNLQKIYRTKEIETVALENVNLEVQQGEFLSIMGPSGCGKSTLLNIMGLLDLPTSGTVEINGVNTVGMSDKELAAFRNKQLGFVFQSFHLINSLNVLDNVELPLLYRKVSSSERRKLAEAVLEKVGLSHRMRHFPTQLSGGQCQRVAIARAIVGNPDIILADEPTGNLDSKMGIEVMDLLHQLNKEDGRTIVMVTHNEAQAKQTSRTVRFFDGRQVQ; from the coding sequence CAGAAGATTTACCGTACGAAAGAGATAGAGACAGTCGCGTTGGAAAACGTGAACCTAGAGGTGCAGCAAGGCGAGTTCCTCAGCATTATGGGGCCTTCCGGATGCGGGAAGTCCACCTTATTGAACATCATGGGCCTGCTGGACCTTCCTACCTCCGGCACGGTCGAGATCAACGGAGTAAACACGGTAGGCATGAGCGACAAGGAGTTGGCCGCTTTCCGTAACAAGCAGTTGGGTTTCGTCTTCCAGAGCTTCCACTTGATCAATTCCCTGAACGTGCTGGACAACGTGGAGCTGCCACTTCTCTACCGCAAGGTATCCTCCTCGGAGCGCCGCAAGCTGGCCGAGGCCGTGCTAGAGAAGGTCGGCCTGAGCCACCGTATGCGCCATTTTCCGACGCAGCTCTCCGGCGGTCAATGCCAGCGTGTGGCCATCGCCCGTGCGATCGTAGGTAACCCCGACATCATCCTCGCCGATGAGCCGACCGGTAACTTGGACTCCAAGATGGGTATCGAGGTCATGGACCTGCTCCACCAACTCAACAAGGAGGACGGCCGCACCATCGTAATGGTAACCCACAACGAGGCGCAAGCCAAGCAAACCAGCCGCACCGTGCGCTTCTTCGACGGAAGGCAGGTGCAGTAA